The Zestosphaera sp. genome includes a window with the following:
- a CDS encoding 50S ribosomal protein L18e — MARTGPTNIVVRSLIDDLRKTANRCKAPIWDYVAEILEKPSRRRVVVNVSKLSRVATEGEVLLVPGKVLGSGLVNKRVTVAALSFSSRAVEKIKGAGGEAMSIKELMSINPQGSGVRVIA, encoded by the coding sequence ATGGCCAGGACGGGTCCTACCAACATAGTCGTAAGGTCGCTGATAGATGATCTAAGGAAGACGGCTAACCGCTGCAAAGCCCCTATATGGGACTACGTGGCCGAGATCCTTGAGAAGCCTTCACGAAGAAGAGTCGTTGTAAACGTATCTAAGTTGAGCAGGGTAGCTACTGAGGGTGAAGTACTGTTAGTTCCTGGGAAAGTTCTAGGGTCCGGCCTTGTCAATAAGAGGGTGACAGTAGCTGCTCTAAGCTTCTCATCTAGAGCCGTTGAGAAAATTAAGGGTGCGGGGGGAGAGGCTATGAGTATTAAGGAGTTGATGTCTATTAATCCCCAAGGGAGTGGAGTGAGGGTGATAGCATGA
- a CDS encoding acyltransferase, which yields MSDSRKYYAHPTAVVEEGVEIGENTRIWHFAHIRKGAKIGRNCNIGKDVYIDVDVRIGNNVKIQNFVSVYRGVVLEDDVFVGPHATFTNDLYPRSYNVEWEVVPTLVKKGASIGANATIVCGVTIGEYAMVGAGAVVTKDVVPHGLVVGNPARLVGFVCYCGKPLKEDERYRAEGDLIIYKCSRCGKEVKIRKITTEML from the coding sequence ATGAGCGATTCTAGGAAGTATTATGCCCACCCGACCGCAGTCGTTGAAGAAGGCGTTGAAATCGGCGAAAACACCAGAATATGGCATTTTGCACACATTAGGAAGGGGGCTAAGATAGGTAGAAACTGCAACATAGGTAAGGACGTCTACATAGACGTTGACGTCAGGATCGGCAACAACGTTAAGATACAGAACTTCGTTTCCGTATATCGAGGTGTGGTGCTGGAGGACGACGTTTTCGTAGGGCCGCACGCCACCTTCACCAACGACCTATACCCAAGGTCCTATAACGTTGAGTGGGAGGTGGTGCCAACCCTAGTTAAAAAGGGTGCGTCCATAGGGGCTAACGCGACGATCGTCTGCGGCGTAACTATAGGTGAGTACGCAATGGTGGGTGCCGGAGCGGTGGTGACTAAGGACGTAGTCCCCCATGGACTGGTGGTTGGTAATCCAGCCAGACTGGTGGGTTTCGTGTGCTACTGCGGCAAACCGCTTAAAGAGGATGAGAGATACAGGGCTGAAGGGGACCTGATAATATATAAGTGCAGCAGATGCGGAAAGGAAGTAAAGATACGCAAAATCACTACGGAAATGTTGTAG
- a CDS encoding isopentenyl phosphate kinase, whose protein sequence is MVKLGGSVITRKDEPFSIRLDTVIRLAGEVSVFRASHQDCGLALVHGGGSFGHPVVEECLKTAGCIDQECFSRTSFYMDLLSHAVAEALLSSRLPAVRIPPRSVCEGVEYESCDLWIVSKMVDAGVIPLLYGDVVLSRDGFRVISGDDIVWYLAKFLGVEKVIFVTDVNGVYDRNPKKFGNARVLSGMHVNEALRIAEFWGVHDVTGGMLSKLRKVLMLDLNNVEIYVINGLIPNNLLNALEGKKVVGSVLWV, encoded by the coding sequence GTGGTCAAGCTCGGCGGTTCAGTCATCACTAGGAAGGATGAGCCATTCTCCATCCGCTTAGATACGGTGATCAGGCTGGCTGGCGAGGTGTCTGTCTTTAGGGCCTCCCACCAAGATTGTGGACTGGCTCTCGTGCATGGAGGGGGTTCCTTCGGTCATCCGGTAGTTGAGGAGTGTCTTAAGACTGCCGGCTGCATAGATCAAGAGTGTTTCTCTAGAACGTCGTTCTACATGGATCTGCTGAGTCATGCAGTCGCTGAAGCGCTATTGAGTTCACGCCTACCTGCGGTGAGGATTCCGCCCAGATCGGTGTGTGAGGGGGTTGAGTATGAGAGCTGCGACCTATGGATTGTGAGTAAGATGGTCGACGCTGGCGTCATACCACTCCTTTATGGTGACGTGGTTTTAAGTAGGGATGGCTTCAGAGTAATATCTGGTGACGATATTGTCTGGTACTTAGCAAAGTTCCTAGGTGTTGAGAAGGTCATTTTCGTCACTGACGTGAATGGGGTTTACGATAGAAACCCCAAGAAGTTCGGTAATGCTAGGGTGTTGAGCGGGATGCACGTTAATGAGGCGTTAAGAATTGCTGAGTTCTGGGGTGTTCATGACGTGACTGGCGGCATGTTGAGTAAACTCAGGAAGGTTTTGATGTTGGATCTCAACAATGTTGAGATCTACGTGATCAATGGTTTGATTCCCAACAACTTATTAAACGCCCTTGAGGGAAAGAAGGTAGTAGGGTCAGTGCTATGGGTTTAA
- a CDS encoding 30S ribosomal protein S13, with product MSEARFRHIVRIAGVDIGGDQLVPYGLARIKGIGYHTGLTIARILGLDPHTRIGYLSDSDVHRIEDVINNPMKYGIPSWYLNRRKDITTGEHRHLITADLMFEARGDIEREIKTRSWRGVRHQLGLKVRGQKTHTTGRIGPVVGVTKGKVAQQQKKEGE from the coding sequence ATGAGCGAGGCTAGGTTCAGACACATAGTGAGGATTGCCGGCGTTGATATCGGAGGGGATCAGCTCGTCCCCTACGGGCTTGCACGGATAAAGGGTATCGGATATCACACGGGTTTGACTATAGCGCGTATTCTAGGGCTCGACCCTCATACACGCATAGGTTATTTAAGTGATTCCGACGTTCACAGGATTGAGGACGTCATAAACAACCCTATGAAGTACGGTATCCCCAGCTGGTACTTGAACAGGAGAAAGGATATCACAACTGGAGAGCATAGACACCTAATAACAGCTGACTTAATGTTTGAAGCCAGAGGGGATATAGAGAGGGAGATCAAGACGAGGAGCTGGAGGGGTGTGAGACATCAGCTAGGCCTTAAGGTCAGGGGGCAGAAGACGCACACTACAGGCAGGATAGGGCCTGTTGTAGGCGTGACTAAAGGTAAAGTCGCTCAGCAACAGAAGAAGGAGGGTGAGTAG
- a CDS encoding 30S ribosomal protein S9: MSMQSSPHGLKVVIAVGKRKTAVAKAVIEEGKGRVWVNDVPIELWPVEMAKLKMMEPLMLAGENVWGKVDIHVYVTGGGVMAQADAVRTAIARALASFTNNEELRRIYSEYSRAMLAGDPRRTEPEKWMRYSARRFRQKSYR, encoded by the coding sequence ATGAGCATGCAATCATCGCCGCATGGACTAAAAGTAGTTATTGCTGTGGGCAAGCGCAAGACAGCCGTTGCGAAGGCTGTGATAGAGGAGGGCAAGGGCAGGGTATGGGTGAATGATGTTCCTATAGAGCTCTGGCCTGTAGAGATGGCCAAACTGAAGATGATGGAGCCCTTGATGCTGGCCGGCGAGAACGTGTGGGGTAAGGTAGATATTCATGTGTATGTTACGGGCGGCGGTGTCATGGCTCAAGCAGACGCCGTCAGGACGGCGATAGCGCGGGCACTCGCATCCTTCACGAACAACGAGGAGTTAAGGAGGATCTACAGCGAATACTCTAGGGCGATGCTGGCAGGTGATCCTAGGCGGACGGAGCCTGAGAAGTGGATGCGCTACTCTGCCAGACGGTTTAGGCAGAAGTCTTACAGGTGA
- a CDS encoding 30S ribosomal protein S11, producing MAFTSRELKWGIAHIYSSFNNTIVHITDLSGAETVATMSGGMVVRADREKPSPYVAMLIAYRSAQKAMDKGINAIHIKVRGPGGHGPKIPGPGAQAAIRALARTGFIIGRIEDITPIPHDTTRRPGGRRGRRV from the coding sequence ATGGCTTTCACATCAAGAGAACTTAAATGGGGTATCGCGCACATATACAGTTCTTTCAACAACACTATAGTTCATATAACGGACTTAAGCGGGGCTGAGACCGTAGCAACCATGTCGGGCGGTATGGTGGTCAGGGCTGATAGGGAGAAGCCCTCACCCTACGTCGCGATGCTGATAGCTTACAGATCGGCTCAGAAAGCGATGGATAAAGGTATAAACGCTATACACATAAAGGTCAGGGGTCCCGGCGGACACGGACCTAAGATACCAGGCCCTGGAGCTCAAGCAGCTATAAGGGCTTTGGCTAGGACGGGGTTCATAATAGGGCGTATTGAAGACATAACCCCTATTCCGCATGACACCACGCGCAGACCTGGCGGCAGAAGGGGTAGGAGGGTGTAA
- the rpsB gene encoding 30S ribosomal protein S2 codes for MSEDVDRERLAGSELLVPLNLYLEAGVHIGTYMCTKHMERFVYRQRPDGPYIIDVKKIDERIRVAGKFLASYKPESVLAVSARPYGFQPVQRFAEITGGKAIVGRFIPGTLTNPNLSAYIEPDILVVTDPRVDQQALLEASRIGIPVVAIVSTDSKTNNIDLVIPGNNKGRKSLAVIYWLLARQTLRERGLIPSTGELSVGPETFETRVLSK; via the coding sequence ATGAGTGAGGACGTGGATCGTGAGAGGTTAGCCGGTAGCGAGCTCTTGGTGCCGCTTAACTTGTATCTTGAGGCAGGGGTTCACATAGGCACTTATATGTGCACTAAGCACATGGAGAGGTTTGTGTATAGGCAGAGGCCGGACGGCCCTTACATAATAGATGTTAAGAAAATAGATGAGCGGATACGTGTAGCTGGTAAATTCCTGGCGAGCTACAAACCTGAGTCAGTTCTCGCCGTCTCGGCGAGGCCCTACGGCTTCCAGCCCGTGCAGAGATTTGCTGAGATAACCGGTGGTAAAGCTATCGTGGGAAGGTTCATACCTGGCACTCTGACCAACCCCAACTTGAGTGCCTACATAGAGCCGGACATATTAGTAGTGACGGACCCTAGGGTCGACCAGCAGGCGTTACTTGAGGCGTCAAGAATAGGCATACCCGTAGTGGCGATCGTCAGCACCGACTCGAAAACTAACAATATCGATTTAGTGATTCCAGGCAACAACAAAGGCAGGAAATCTTTGGCTGTCATATACTGGTTACTTGCTAGGCAAACCCTCAGAGAGAGGGGGCTCATACCGTCGACCGGCGAACTGAGCGTTGGTCCCGAGACCTTCGAGACTAGGGTGCTCAGTAAATGA
- a CDS encoding class II glutamine amidotransferase, whose protein sequence is MCRVLVGVMDKDFMKANLKELMGEFVESSRKDPHLAEVTRGRREAHDDGWGLAVAGFKNELLSIFHEKTAHPIFSPQSIELLEVFSSKLSRYDKVLLELHSRATGTEPLGTTNAHPFEVDYGLGKIWFIHNGGVDKVRISKEVGINPYLHVDSYVVAKYLARRLSDCAKVCADLDQCVASAYSKLYYEHLRTGDALITGLLTLCEDSDVRIYFSSLVRGYEALSEEVRRYYLVYRVWGQGFNVLSSSTLVDYYLRLTGHRTETAQQRVGRVELDRVEVLWEEGVSQ, encoded by the coding sequence GTGTGCAGGGTTCTGGTCGGTGTGATGGATAAGGATTTCATGAAAGCTAACCTGAAGGAGTTGATGGGCGAGTTCGTCGAGTCCTCACGTAAGGATCCTCACCTCGCTGAAGTGACCAGAGGTCGCAGGGAAGCCCATGATGATGGGTGGGGACTAGCTGTAGCAGGATTTAAAAATGAATTACTCTCAATATTTCATGAGAAGACGGCGCACCCCATATTCAGTCCACAGTCAATAGAACTCCTAGAAGTTTTCAGCAGTAAATTAAGCAGATACGATAAAGTACTGCTGGAACTGCATTCACGTGCTACGGGGACGGAGCCCCTGGGAACCACTAACGCACATCCCTTCGAAGTGGACTACGGGCTAGGTAAGATCTGGTTCATACATAATGGTGGCGTGGACAAGGTTAGGATCTCTAAAGAAGTTGGAATAAACCCCTACCTTCATGTGGACTCCTACGTGGTCGCCAAATACCTAGCAAGAAGGCTAAGTGATTGTGCTAAAGTATGCGCAGACTTAGATCAATGCGTCGCCAGCGCCTACAGTAAGCTGTACTATGAGCATCTACGCACCGGTGACGCTCTGATAACAGGACTCCTGACACTTTGCGAGGACAGCGACGTCAGGATATACTTCTCGTCGTTGGTGAGGGGTTACGAAGCCCTCAGCGAGGAGGTGAGGAGGTACTATCTAGTCTATAGAGTCTGGGGTCAAGGCTTTAACGTGCTGTCATCCTCAACGCTAGTTGATTACTACTTGAGGCTAACAGGCCATAGAACGGAAACAGCGCAACAGCGGGTGGGTAGGGTGGAGTTAGACAGGGTCGAGGTTCTGTGGGAGGAGGGTGTTTCACAATGA
- a CDS encoding DNA-directed RNA polymerase subunit N: protein MVIFPVRCFTCGSVIGDRWDAFVEGVKSGREPGKVLDELGVKRYCCRRMFISHLNLIEELVMYSRKV from the coding sequence ATGGTTATCTTCCCTGTCAGGTGTTTCACATGCGGGTCTGTGATCGGTGATAGGTGGGATGCATTCGTCGAGGGGGTCAAATCCGGCAGAGAGCCGGGTAAGGTGCTTGACGAGTTGGGTGTTAAGAGGTACTGCTGTAGGAGAATGTTTATTTCTCATCTCAATCTAATTGAGGAACTAGTAATGTATTCTAGGAAGGTGTGA
- a CDS encoding 50S ribosomal protein L13, with protein sequence MTAQNEEIENVVIIDAEGAILGRLASSIAQLLKEGYRVYVVNAEKAVVSGDKRRVIEGYKVWLSIKTLRNPGKSSPRRPKNPVSIVKYTVRGMLPKTFNKGRSRLSRLKVFVGVPKEFEGRKMIKIPSSGIKRVVSVSEIAEALGWRGRK encoded by the coding sequence ATGACCGCTCAGAATGAAGAAATTGAGAATGTGGTCATTATAGATGCTGAAGGCGCTATCTTAGGCAGGCTGGCCTCCAGCATAGCCCAACTCCTCAAGGAGGGTTACAGGGTCTACGTGGTGAACGCTGAGAAGGCTGTGGTGAGCGGGGATAAGAGGAGGGTTATTGAGGGCTATAAGGTATGGCTTTCAATCAAAACTTTAAGGAATCCTGGCAAGTCTTCTCCGAGGAGGCCTAAAAACCCTGTCTCCATAGTTAAGTACACCGTGCGTGGGATGTTGCCTAAGACCTTCAACAAAGGACGTTCAAGGTTGAGCAGGTTAAAGGTTTTTGTCGGAGTTCCTAAGGAGTTTGAGGGTAGGAAGATGATTAAAATTCCTTCTTCAGGGATTAAGAGAGTGGTGTCAGTGAGTGAGATAGCTGAAGCACTCGGGTGGAGGGGCAGGAAATGA
- the amrB gene encoding AmmeMemoRadiSam system protein B, whose product MSLRKAAVAGYFYEGKREELIRRIEWAYTHSPGPGVLPRVSDTRNKESLGFIVPHAGYVYSGPVAAHSYAKMASEGRPDVFVMLGPNHTGVGEAVSVWDEGAWETPLGRVDVDVELARRVIENSQYARSDKLAHYEEHSIEVQLPFLQHLFRDVKIVPISIMYQVPEVAKDLATAILKSVTELGRDAVIISTTDLTHYEPHENAIRKDQLVLDRIKALDPEGLFEVVLRRNISMCGVAPVMTLLLYANLSKSSGAEILKYATSGDISGDKSLVVGYSSIRILK is encoded by the coding sequence ATGAGCCTTAGAAAAGCGGCGGTGGCCGGTTATTTCTATGAGGGGAAAAGAGAAGAGCTGATCAGAAGGATTGAGTGGGCATATACCCATAGCCCAGGACCTGGCGTTCTCCCCAGAGTTTCCGATACCAGGAATAAGGAGAGCTTGGGTTTCATAGTACCGCACGCTGGCTACGTGTACAGTGGGCCTGTGGCTGCGCACTCTTACGCCAAGATGGCATCGGAGGGCAGACCTGACGTGTTTGTAATGCTGGGTCCTAACCACACAGGAGTTGGCGAGGCTGTATCTGTTTGGGATGAAGGTGCCTGGGAAACCCCATTAGGTCGCGTCGACGTTGATGTAGAGTTAGCCAGGAGGGTAATTGAGAACTCGCAATACGCTAGGTCGGATAAGCTGGCACATTACGAAGAGCACTCTATCGAGGTGCAGCTACCGTTTCTACAGCATCTATTTAGAGATGTGAAAATAGTGCCTATATCGATAATGTATCAAGTGCCTGAAGTGGCTAAGGATCTAGCTACCGCGATCCTTAAGTCCGTGACTGAGTTAGGTAGGGACGCCGTCATCATCTCAACCACTGACTTAACTCACTATGAACCCCATGAAAACGCGATCAGGAAGGACCAGCTAGTCTTGGACAGGATTAAGGCGTTGGATCCGGAGGGTTTGTTTGAGGTGGTCCTCAGGAGGAATATCTCTATGTGCGGGGTTGCGCCAGTCATGACGCTGTTGCTTTACGCCAACCTAAGTAAGTCCTCAGGCGCTGAAATCCTTAAGTATGCTACCTCAGGAGATATTTCAGGAGATAAGTCACTTGTCGTCGGCTATTCGTCTATAAGGATCCTTAAGTAG
- a CDS encoding 30S ribosomal protein S4 — MGDPRKSRRKWERPGHPWIKDRLAEEMELLGRYGLRNKRELWIAQTILRNIRNRAKYLLSLPPDERMVRERELAKRLYRSGFLMNENGTVDDILGLTVEDVLQRRLQTLVYRKGLAVSIHEARQLITHGHIAIGGRRVTSPGYLVNRDEEQIIDFMQGSPVASRVRIQEASGEGVEELTDSG; from the coding sequence TTGGGTGACCCTAGGAAATCGAGGAGGAAATGGGAAAGACCCGGACATCCCTGGATTAAGGATAGATTGGCTGAAGAGATGGAATTACTTGGTAGGTATGGTTTAAGGAATAAGCGTGAGTTATGGATTGCTCAAACCATATTGAGGAATATAAGAAACAGGGCTAAGTACCTCCTTTCACTTCCGCCGGATGAGAGGATGGTCAGGGAGAGGGAGCTGGCCAAGAGACTCTACCGGTCCGGTTTCTTAATGAATGAGAACGGCACTGTTGATGACATTCTTGGCTTAACCGTGGAGGACGTCCTCCAGAGAAGATTGCAGACGCTGGTTTATAGGAAGGGTCTAGCTGTGAGTATTCATGAAGCCCGGCAGCTGATAACCCATGGACACATAGCCATTGGTGGCAGGAGAGTGACCTCGCCGGGCTACCTGGTTAACAGGGATGAAGAGCAGATAATAGATTTTATGCAGGGTTCCCCCGTTGCAAGCAGGGTGAGGATCCAGGAGGCTAGCGGGGAAGGCGTTGAGGAGCTCACAGACAGCGGGTAG
- a CDS encoding DNA-directed RNA polymerase subunit D: MPYLVRVVERSGNFIKLLFKDVPLSLLNAVRRAAMEYVPTMAVDFVVFDNNTSVLHDEIVAHRLGLIPLDSNEALRRYKSPEECADVSPEESAECYAVLSLRDSAREGEVKTIYSNNLNPVTDPDVKPVYGNIPLVVLGPKQEISLEAYARLGRGVEHIKWSPVTTSTVTHSARLCVRQELCNLCGRCVEVCPRGALTLSEGRVVTHEENCILCRQCLRVCPTEAIDLSSKEDEFYLVIESSGALRPEVIIAEAFKVIISKLDAFLSALDSIKVQGGE, from the coding sequence GTGCCGTACTTAGTCAGAGTCGTTGAGAGAAGCGGGAATTTTATAAAGCTACTCTTTAAGGACGTCCCGCTCTCGCTTCTGAACGCGGTTAGGAGAGCGGCTATGGAGTACGTTCCGACGATGGCTGTGGATTTCGTGGTTTTCGACAACAATACGTCAGTTCTGCATGATGAGATAGTAGCACATAGGTTGGGATTAATACCTCTTGACTCGAATGAAGCGTTACGAAGATATAAGAGCCCTGAGGAATGTGCTGACGTAAGTCCTGAGGAGTCTGCAGAGTGTTATGCCGTCTTGTCGCTGCGAGACTCTGCCAGGGAGGGTGAGGTGAAGACCATCTACTCTAATAATCTAAACCCTGTTACGGATCCTGATGTGAAGCCTGTTTACGGTAATATCCCCTTGGTGGTGCTGGGGCCTAAGCAGGAGATATCTCTGGAGGCTTACGCCAGACTAGGGAGGGGGGTCGAACACATAAAATGGTCTCCGGTCACCACATCTACGGTAACGCACTCCGCAAGGTTGTGTGTTAGGCAAGAGCTGTGTAACCTGTGCGGTAGGTGTGTGGAGGTTTGTCCTAGAGGGGCGCTGACCCTCAGTGAGGGTAGGGTGGTGACTCATGAAGAGAACTGCATTCTTTGCAGGCAATGCCTTAGGGTATGTCCAACTGAGGCGATAGATCTGAGTTCTAAGGAGGACGAATTCTACCTTGTCATAGAATCCTCTGGAGCTCTGAGGCCTGAGGTTATAATAGCTGAAGCCTTCAAGGTAATTATATCAAAACTGGACGCTTTTTTAAGTGCGTTAGACTCTATTAAGGTTCAGGGTGGTGAGTGA